The DNA region AATTTTTTACGCTATGAAAAAAATAAAATTTATGCATGGAGTATGGCATCTATTTGTATTAGCAGGAAGTATCTTTAATTATTTATCTGTTTACTTTATTCTATAGTCATTATAATTTAAAAATAAAAAGGAAGAAAAGTTCATTTTTTAATAAGACTTTCTTCCTTTTGTCATATAATTCTTTATCTTATCTTTTAACTAAATCACTAGCTATTTATTAATTGAACTATCTCTTCTATATTGTTACTCGTTTCTATCTTTTCTCTAAACTTTTCATTTAATATTTTCTTAGATAATTCAACTAAAGTATCATTATGTAAAACTTGTCCATCTTTTTCTGAAACTGCTAACATAAATATTACTTTTACTTTTTCATTTTCTTGAAGATTCCATAAAACTGGATTTTTTACTCTCATAAAAGCTACTACCGATTCTTTTACACATGCTCCTTTTCCATGAGGTAACCCTATACCATAACCAACAGTTGTAGCTGCTATCTCTTCTCTCTTATAAACAGAGTTTAGGTATTCCTCATAGTCATTTAAATATCCAGCTTCTAATAATTTAGTAGCTAATAACTTTATTACCTCATCTTTAGATAAATTCTCCTCATTACTTAAAACTACCAATTTTTCCACTATTTTCATATTTGTCCCCCCTGTAAAGTTAGTGTTTCTAGTTAATATAATTATACTTTTTTATATTAATTTATTCAAGAGGTGGTATTAAATAAAGAAATCAAATTATAATTTCCTTAGGCATAAAAAAAGAGGAGTATTTCTACTCCTCATATCTAACTAATTATTAAACTAGCTCGATTATAGCCATTTCAGCTGAGTCACCTTTTCTAACAGTAGTTTTGATGATTCTTGTATATCCACCATTTCTTTCTGCATATTTAGGTGCTATTTCGTTGAATAACTTAGCTACTACTTCTTCGTTTCTTAAGAAAGCAAATGCATTTCTTCTAGAAGCTAGAGTATTTTTCTTTCCTAAAGTTATCATTCTCTCAGCAAATTTTCTTAATTCTTTTGCTCTAGTTACAGTAGTTTCTATTTTCTCTGCACTTAGTAAAGATATAGTTAAGTTTTTTAGCATAGCTTTTCTATGGTCAGCTCTTCTACCTAACTTTCTATATGATTTATTGTGATTCATTTAGTTAGCTATCCTCCTTATTAATCTTCTTACTCAGGAGATCCATTTTGAGTTAGATCATATCCTAATTCTTTCATTTTTTCTAGGATCTCATCTAAAGACTTTCTTCCTAGATTTTTAATTTTTAGAAGCTCATTTAACGATAGTTTCGCTAATTGACTTACTTCTTCTATTCCAGCTTTCTTTAAGCAGTTAAATGATCTAACTGTTAAATCTAGCTCTTCTATTTTAGTATTTAGAATATTATCATCTTTAGAGTGAGTAGTTGAATCTTCTTCTTCATCTTCCACTTCTGCTCTTAGGTTTTCCATTTTATTACCTAATTCTAATAATGGATCGAAGTGTAATTTTAATAACTCAACTGCATAAGATAATGCATCTCTTATTTCTATGCTTCCATCTGTTTCGATTTCTAAAGTTAGTTTGTCGAAATCAGTCATTCTACCAACCATAGTATCTTGGATAGTATATGATACCTTTTTAATTGGTGTATATATAGCATCAACAGCTATATAATCTACTGGCCAATCTTTTCTTTCGATATCTTCTGATACAACAAATCCCTCTCCAGTATCTACAAGAAATTCCATGTCAAGTTCTCTATCTGTAGTTATTGTACAAATAACTTGTTCAGGATTTACTATTTCTATTCCTACATCAGGTATTATATCAGCTGCAGTTACTGTTTTTGGTCCCTTAACAGAAAGAGTCATTTTTCTTTCACCGCTAGTTTCAGCTTTAACAACTATTTCTTTTACGTTTAAGATTATTTCAGTTACAGCTTCTTTTATTCCTTCCATAACAGAGAATTCACTTAATACACCGTTAATTCTCACACCTTTAATAGCAGCTCCTGGGATAGACGAAAGTAAAACTCTTCTCAAAGCATTACCAACAGTATGCCCATAACCTCTATATAAAGGCTCAACTATGTATTGACCTTTAAATTCATTCTCTTTTACTTCAGTTATATTGATACCCCTTGCATGTTTCTCAATCTTTAACATTTAATCAACTCCTATTAAAAGGGCTTATTATCTAGAGTAGAACTCAACTATTAATGACTCGTTTAAATCGAAATCTAGATCATCTTTAGTTGGGTTTTGTAAAACTTTACCAGAGAAAGCTGCTCTATCTAGCTCTAACCATGCTGGTACAGTTGCATCTTCTACAGATGTTTTGATTATATCTAAGTTTTTAGAATTTTCTATTATAGAGATAACGTCTCCTACTTTTACTCTGTAAGAAGCGATGTTAACTCTTCTTCCGTTTACAGCTACGTGTCCGTGAGAAACGATTTGTCTAGCTTGTCTTCTAGTTTTAGCAAATCCTAATCTGTAAACTACGTTCTCTAATCTTCTTTCTAAGTATTCGATTAAAGTTAAACCAGTTACACCAAGTTTTCTTGCTGCTTCCTCGTATATCTTTCTGAATTGTTTTTCCATTACGTTATATATAAATTTTGCTTTTTGTTTTTCTCTTAATTGAACTGCATACTCTGTAGGCTTTTTGTTTGCATTTGGTCTAGGTCCTCTTTTAGAAGATTTGTTAACTCCTAAAACTACTGGATCAATTCCTAGCGCTCTACATTTCTTCAATACAGGCTGTCTATTTCTTGCCATTTTCTAAATATTCCTCCTTTGTATTCATTTTGCCGCAATAATTTTCAAAATAAATAAGTGAGATTACACTCTTCTTCTTTTTGGTGGTCTACATCCATTGTGTGGGATAGGAGTAACGTCAGTTATTTTAGTTACTTCTAATCCAGCTGCTTGTAATGATCTGATACAAGCTTCTCTTCCTGATCCTGGACCTTTCACTCTTACTTCTACTTTTTTCATTCCATTTTCCATAGCTATGTTTGCTGCTTGTTCAGCTGCGATTTGAGCTGCAAATGGAGTTCCTTTCTTAGTACCTTTGAAACCAGATGTTCCTCCTGATTTCCAACTTACAACTTTACCTTCTGCATCAGTAATAGCAACTATTGTGTTATTAAAAGTTGAATGTATATGGGCAACTCCGTTAGGAATATTTTTAACTTTCTTTTTAATCTTAGCTACCTTCTTTTTAGCCAACTTAAGCTACCTCCCTTGCTAAATTATAAAATTCTATAATTCCTCTAAAATACTCGATTACTTTTTAATAGGTTTTTTAGGACCTTTAACTGTTCTTGCGTTAGTTTTTGAACTTTGTCCTCTTACAGGTAGATTCATTTTATGTCTTAATCCTCTGTAACATTTGATATCCATAAGTCTTTTTATAGAAAGTCTTACTTCTTTTCTTAGGTCTCCCTCTACTTTAATAGTTTCTACAATAGCTCTGATTTTGTTTACTTCTTCTTCAGTTAAGTCCTTAACTCTTGTATCAAAGTTAATTCCAGCTTCTGTTAAAACTTTTTGTGAAGTTGGTTTTCCGATTCCGTAAATGTAAGTTAAAGCTATCTCAACTCTTTTATTTCTTGGGATATCTACTCCTGCTATTCTAGCCAAAATTGTTTCCTCCTCTATCGAAAATTTTATATATTTTGCTAGTAATATAAACTAGCTCAATACTTTCGTCGATATGTTCCGTTTCCTAAATTCGGAGATGGCTCTACAGCCAACATATCTTTACAGTACTACATGTCTTAATTGTCGTACTTTTAACAAACTCTCTTTACAAAATTATCCTTGAACTTGTTTGTGTTTAGGGTTTTCACATATAACTCTTACTTTTCCATGTCTCTTGATAACTTTGCACTTGTCACAAATAGGTTTAACTGATACTCTTACTTTCATTCATCTGCCTCCTTTCGTGATATTAATTTTTCTTCCTGTATACGATTCTACCCCTTGACAAGTCATAAGGAGAGATTTGTACAGTTACTACATCTCCAGGTAAAATTTTGATATAATTCATTCTCATTTTACCAGAAATATGGCCTAAAATAGTATGCCCATTCTCTAATTCAACTTTAAACATCGCATTTGGAAGGGCTTCTAAAATAGTACCTTCTAATTCGATAACATCTTTTTTTGACATAATTCCTCCTATCGAACAGAACTTCAAATTATTATAGCATGTAAATTACAAAAAGTCTATAAAAATTATTGTTTTTCTTAAACTTTTTTGATAATTTTTACTAGTCTAATTCACTTAAAATTACTGCTTTCCCATCGATAATTGCAATAGAGTGTTCAAAGTGAGCTGATCTCTTCCCATCTTTTGTTACGACAGTCCATCCATCATCTTTCATATTAAGTTTATATGACCCAACATTAACCATTGGTTCTATTGCAAGTACCATTCCGTTCTCTATTTTAAAACCTCTACCTTTTTTACCAAAATTTGGTACCATAGGCTCTTCATGCATTGAAAGTCCAACTCCATGTCCAGCATAATCTCTTACTACACTAAATCCATTTTTTTCAACATATTGTTGAATTGCATGTCCTATATCACCTAATCTATTTCCAACTACTGCCATCTCAATTCCAATAGCTCTTGATTTTTCAGTAACTTCTAATAGTTTTTTTGACTCTTCATCTATATTTCCTACTGGAAATGTTATAGCTGAATCTCCGTAATATCCATTTAAAACTGTTACTGTATCTATACTTACTATATCTCCATCTTGAAGAACTCTACCATTTGGTACTCCATGAACTACCTCTTCATTTACAGATATACATGTAGCTGCTGGGAAAGCTCCATATGGCCCAGGTACTCCTATACATCCAGGAATAGCTCCTTGACTTCTTATATAGTCTTCAACTATTTTATCCAACTCATATGTTGTTACTCCTGGTTTTATATATTTAGGTAAAATATCGTTATATAGTCTAGCTATTATTTGATTAGACTTTTTTATCTCTTTTATTTGATCTAATGTTTTTATTAATGTCATCTAACAAAATTCCTTTCTAAGTTAAATTATCCTAGAATAGCAAAAATTTCTTGAGTTATAACATCTACCTCTTTAGTTCCATCTATCTCTACTAATAAATTTTTTGATTTATAGAAATCAAATAATGGAGCTGTTTGAGAATGATACTCTCCTAATCTCTTAGTTACTGTTTCTGCATTATCATCTTTTCTTGTAATTAGTTCTGTTCCACAGTAATCACATTTTCCTTCTACTTTTGGAGGGTTAAATTCCACATGGAAAGATGCTCCACAAGCTGGACATACTTTTCTTCCAGTAACTCTTCCAACTATTAATTCATCTGGTACATTTAACGATATAACTTTATCTAATGCTATTCCCATCTCTTTCATTAAAACTTCTAAAGCTTCAGCTTGTGCTAAAGTTCTAGGAAATCCATCTAATATAAATCCTTTTTTACAATCCTCTTGAGATAATCTATCTCTGATTATTCCTATGATTGTTGAATCTGGAACAAGCTTTCCTTCATCCATGAATTTTTTAGCTTCTAATCCCATAGGAGTTCCCTCTTTTATAGCCGCTCTTAAAATATCTCCAGTTGATATTTGAGGTATTCCATATTTCTCTATTAGAAACTTAGCTTGAGTTCCTTTTCCTGCACCCGGTGCACCAAATAACATGATATTCATTATGTTATCATCTCCTTAAAACGTTTTGTATTACTTATCTATTATACTACACTTTCAAAAAAATTGCACTCATTAATCTTATAAGCAGTAATAAATTTTAATTGAAAATAAAAAAAGAGCATCTCTGCTCTAAATTTACTTAACTATTATATTTTCAGCTTGCATTCCCTTAACACCTTTTGTTACTTGGAATTCAACCTCTTCATTCTCTTTAAGTGTTTTAAATCCTTTTTGGTTAATTTGAGAAAAATGTGCAAACACATCTTTTCCATCTTCTCCAGTTATAAATCCAAATCCTTTTTCTTCGTTAAACCATTTTACTGTACCTTTCATTCAAGTACCTCCATTATATTATGTTAGTGTAACTAACTAGTCGTACTATCTTTAAAGAAACAGCTTTTAAAAAAGATCTTTATTAATTTACTTACTTATGTTAACTTTTCACTACATAATTATTATATCATTAATTCACATTAAAGTAAAGCTTTTTATTTTTTATTTTTGAAAACAGTTTGAAGTTAACTAAATTATAAAAATAAAAACACAACTCTTTAGTTGTGTTTTTTATATAAAGCTCTATATAAATCCTTTATATTCTCTCATTACTAAATGAGCATTTATTTGTTGAACTGTATCAATAGCTACCCCTACAACAATTATTATTCCTGTTCCTCCAAAGAAAACTGGAAGTCCTAAAGAAGTAAAAATTGCATAAGGAAGAATTGATATAGCTGCTAAGAAGAAAGCTCCGCCCCAAGTAATTCTTGTAACGACTCCTTCTAAATACTCAACTGTTTCTGTTCCAGGTCTAATACCAGGAATAGTCCCTCCACCTTGCTTTAAGTTATCTGCTACCTTTTCAGGATCAAATACTATAGCAGTATAGAAGAAAGAGAAAAATATAATAACTGCAGCATATATTAACATATATACTGGATGACCTTGACTAAATACCATAGCTAATGTAGTTTTAATTGTATACTCAGATGGAATTGCATTGACAATAGCAGATGGGATCATCATAACTACAGATGCAAAGATCACTGGCATAACTCCAGCACTATTTAATTTTAAAGGAATATATGAGTTTTGACCCATTCCTCCTCTTCCATTAAATCCTTTTCCTACATAGTGAATAGGTATCTTTCTTTGTCCCAGTTGGAAAATAACTATTCCTGCTACTACTAATACTCCAGCTAGAGCTATTAATAATAATACTGGTATTAAGAATTTACTTCCTCTCATACTTTGAATTGTCTGAACAACATTCGATGGTCCTCCAGATATTACATTCAAAAATATTAAAAGAGAAACTCCATTCCCTATTCCTTTAACAGATATCTGCTCTCCAATCCACATTAAGAAAACTGTTCCAGCAGTCAATGTTACTATTGTTGTAAGGAAAAACATAGTTCCTGGAGTAGTTACAAGTCCTACAGATTGTAACCACATACATACTCCAAAAGCCTGTATTATTGCTATTCCAATTGTTAAATATCTAGTCCATTGAGTAATCTTGTTTCTACCAGATTCTCCCTCTTTTTGAATCTCTTCAATCTTAGGAATAATCACGGCTAATAAACTAAATACAATTGATGAGTTAATATAAGGAACTATCCCAAGAGCAAATATAGATACTCTTTTGAAAGCTCCTCCAGAAAACATATTTATATAACCCAATATATCACTTTGTGCTGTCATAGTTGCAAGTCTATCTACATCTACTCCTGGAGCAGGAATATAAGTCCCTACTCTGGCAACTAAAAACATTAACAAGGTGAAGACAATTCTCTCTCTTAACTCAGGAATTTTCATAATGCTACTCAATTTCATATTAAATTTTTCCATTAAAGTCAAAACTAACTTCACCTCGCTTCTAGTCTTAGCAAGTTAAAAATTACTTGTTGTTTTTAGCAACGTCAGCAAAAGTTTTAACTTCTATAATTTCTACAACTCCACCTTTAGCTTCTATAGCAGCTTTAGCAGATGCAGAAACTTTGTGAGCTTTTACAGTTAATTTTTTATCTAAAGTTCCATTTCCTAAAACTTTGATTCCGTCCATCATTTTTCTAACTAATCCAGTTTCGAATAAGATTTCAGGAGTAACTTCAGCTCCATCTTCAAATCTATTTAATAGATCTAATGTGATTATAGCATACTCTTTCTTGAATAATGCGTTAGAGAAACCTCTTTTTGGAACTCTTCTATAGATAGGCATTTGTCCACCTTCGAAGTAAGGTTTTACTCCTCCACCAGCTCTAGACTTTTGTCCGTTGCTTCCTTTTCCAGATGTTTTTCCTAATCCAGAAGATTCTCCTCTTCCAACTCTTTTTCTAGCTTTTCTTGGTACAGAAGGCATTAATTCGTTTAATTTCATATTAAGCTTGCACCTCCTCTACTTTAAGTAAGTAAGAAACTTGAGCTAGTTTTCCTTTTAACTCAGGAGTTTCTACGTGCTCCACAACATCATTCATCTTCTTAAGCCCTAGCGACTTTACAGTTGCTATGTGGTTAGGCTTTCTTCCGATTATGCTTTTTACAAGCTCTATTCTAAGCTTTACCATCTAAATTCCCTCCTAGCTTAAGATATCTTTAACTTCTTTACCTCTTAAAGCAGCGATTTGCTCAGCTGTTCTAAGTGATTTTAAAGCTTCTATTGTAGCTCTAGCAACGTTGTGTTTGTTTCTAGAACCTTTGATTTTTGTTAAAATGTCATGTACTCCAACAAGCTCTAATATTTCTCTTGTTGCAGAACCAGCGATAACTCCAGTTCCTTCGTAAGCTGGTGCCATCCATAAAGTTGTTGCTCCCCATTTTCCTTCAATTTCATGAGGAATAGTAGATCCTTTTAGAGAAACATCTACTAAATTTTTCTTTGCAGAAGAAAGTGCTTTTCTTATAGCATCAGGTACACCATTAGCTTTTCCTAATCCTAATCCAACTCTACCTTCTCCATCTCCAACAGCTGCTAAAACTGAGAAAGATATTGTTCTTCCTCCTTTTGTTGTCTTAGAAACTCTTGATATCTTTAATAATTTTTCTTGATATTGTTTTTCTTCTCTATTTGCTAACTTAGACAAGTGAAATCCTCCTCTCTAATAGAATTAGAAGCTTAATCCAGCTTCTCTAGCTGCCTCAGCAAGAGCTGCTACTCTTCCTGTGTATTTGTATCCTGATCTATCGAATACGATATTAGTTATTCCTTTAGCTGCTGCTCTTTCTGCTAATGCTTTACCAACAGTTTTAGCAGCCTCTACATTTCCACCATTTGCAATATTTGCTTTTAACGCTTTATCAATAGTTGATGCAGAAACTAGAGTTACTCCATTAACATCATCTATTAATTGAGCAAAGATATTGTTGTTTGATCTATATACAGAAAGTCTTGGTCTATCAGCTGTACCAGAAATTTTGTTTCTGATTGATAAATGCTTTCTTGTTCTTACAGCTTGTCTATCTACCTTCTTAAACAACTGTCTTACCTCCTTTTAGTTAAGCTACCTTACGATTTTTTACCTTCTTTTCTTCTAACAACTTCGTCAGAATACTTAACTCCTTTTCCTTTGTATGGCTCAGGAGCTCTTTTAGCTCTTATATCAGCAGCAACTTGTCCTACTACATCTTTCTCGATACCGTCGATGTGGATAGTTGTATTTTTTTCAACTGTGAATGTAATTCCAGCTACTTCATCGATTACAACTGGATGTGAGTATCCTAGTGCTAACTCTAATCCTTTTCCTTTTGCAGCTGCTCTGTATCCAACTCCAACTAGGTTAAGAGTTTTTCTGAATCCTTGAGAAACTCCTACTATCATGTTGTTGATTAGAGCTCTTGTAGTTCCGTGTATAGCTCTTACAGCTGGTAAATCGTTAGGTCTTTCGATAACGATTTCATTTTCTTCTTTTTTTATAGTTAATTCTGAATTAAATTCTCTTGTTAGAGTACCTTTTGGTCCTTTTACAGTAACTACGTTTCCGTTTATTGTTACTTCAACTCCAGAAGGCACTATTATAGGTTTTTTACCTACTCTTGACATTTACTAACACCTCCTAAGTTATTTATTACCAAACAAATGCAAGAATTTCTCCACCTACGTTTTCTCTTCTAGCTACTCTGTCAGTAACAATTCCCTTAGAAGTAGATACGATAGCAATTCCTAATCCTGATAATACTCTTGGCATATCCTCAACTGAAGAATATACTCTTCTTCCAGGTTTAGAGATTCTTTTTATTCCTTTGATAACTCTCTCTTTACCATCATATTTTAAGTAAACTCTTATATTTTTCTTGTTCCCATCAGTCACAACTTTATAGTTAGCTATATACCCTTCTTCTTTTAGGATTTCTGCTAATCTATCTTTTAAATTTGAATGAGGTACATCTACTTTCTCGTGCATTACTGCATTTGCATTTCTGATTCTTGTTAACATATCAGCAATTGGATCTGTTAAATACATCTACGAAAATCCTCCTTCCTATAATATTACCAAGATGATTTTTTAACTCCTGGTATTACTCCAGCTCCTGCAAGCTGTCTGAATTTTACTCTCGAAATTCCAAATTCTCTCATGAATCCTCTTGGTCTTCCGTCTAACTGACATCTATTTCTTTTTCTAACTACAGAAGAGTCTTTTGGAAGTTTGTTTAATTCGAACATTGCTTCCATATCTCCTTCAGCAACTCTCTTCTTTAGTTCAGCTCTTTTTTCAGCATATTTCTCGCATAGTTCAGCTCTTTTAACATCTCTAGCGATCATTGACTTCTTTGCCATTTATTCTTTACCCTCCTCACTATTACTTTTTGAAAGGCATTCCAAACGCCTTAAGTAAAGCTCTTCCTTCTTCATCATTTTTAGCAGAAGAAACGATAGTGATAGACATTCCTAAAAGTTTTTCAACTTTATCAAATTCGATTTCAGGGAATACTAATTGATCTCTTAATCCTAAAGAGTAGTTTCCTCTTCCGTCGAATGAGTTAGCTGAAATTCCTTCGAAGTCTCTTACTCTTGGAAGAACTACATTCACTAATCTATCTAGAAAATCGTACATTCTTTCTTTTCTTAAAGTAACTTTTGCTCCGATTGGCATTCCTTCTCTTAATTTGAATCCTGCTTCAGATTTCTTAGCTTTTCTTACTATTGGTTTTTGTCCAGTGATAATAGTTAGATCTCCCATAGCAGCATCTATTAATTTAGAGTTTTGAGTAGCTTCTCCAACTCCCATATTCACTATTATCTTTTCTAGCTTTGGACATTCCATAACGTTATTTATTCCTAATTCTTTCATTAAAGCTGGAGATATAACGTCGTTATATAATTTATGATATCTAGAAACGTATTTAGACACTTACGTTTTCCTCCCTTCTTATAGAACTTCTCCTGATACTTTTGAGTATCTTACTTTCTTACCATCTACCATTTTGTATCCAACTCTTGTTGGTTTTCCAGCTTTCTCATCGAATAACATTACTTTAGATGAGAATATAGCAGCTGGCTTGCTAACAACTCCACCTTGTGGGTTTATTGGAGTTGGCTTCATATGTTTAGTTACTATGTTTATTCCTTCAACTACAACTTTTCCTTTTTTAGGGAAAACTTTTACAACTTTACCTGTTTTACCTTTATCTTTACCAGATATTACATAAACCATATCTCCAGTTTTTACATGTAAAGTTTCTGGTATAAATTTAATTTTAGGTTTAGCCACGATATTAGCCTCCTCTCTCGATTATTAGATTACTTCTGGAGCTAGAGATAAAATCTTCATGAAGTTTTTAGCTCTTAACTCTCTTGCAACTGGTCCAAATATTCTTGTTGCTTTTGGCTCATTGTTGTTATTGATTATAACTCCTGCGTTATCATCAAATTTGATGTATGATCCATCTTCTCTTCTTAATTCTTTTTTAGTTCTAACTATTACAGCCTTAACTACGTCACCTTTTTTAACGTTTCCA from Candidatus Fusobacterium pullicola includes:
- the rplN gene encoding 50S ribosomal protein L14, whose translation is MVQQQTILNVADNSGAKKLMIIRVLGGSKKRFGRIGDIVVASVKEAIPGGNVKKGDVVKAVIVRTKKELRREDGSYIKFDDNAGVIINNNNEPKATRIFGPVARELRAKNFMKILSLAPEVI
- the rplE gene encoding 50S ribosomal protein L5; the encoded protein is MSKYVSRYHKLYNDVISPALMKELGINNVMECPKLEKIIVNMGVGEATQNSKLIDAAMGDLTIITGQKPIVRKAKKSEAGFKLREGMPIGAKVTLRKERMYDFLDRLVNVVLPRVRDFEGISANSFDGRGNYSLGLRDQLVFPEIEFDKVEKLLGMSITIVSSAKNDEEGRALLKAFGMPFKK
- the rplX gene encoding 50S ribosomal protein L24; this translates as MAKPKIKFIPETLHVKTGDMVYVISGKDKGKTGKVVKVFPKKGKVVVEGINIVTKHMKPTPINPQGGVVSKPAAIFSSKVMLFDEKAGKPTRVGYKMVDGKKVRYSKVSGEVL